CGCATGCTGTTTATGTGAACTGTTCAACACCCATTCGGGTCGTTATTCAGGATCTCGATGTGGAAGGCGCTGATGCTGACGAGATAGCAGTCCTCGAAGATGATACGGAGTTTGTCGGCATCATGCATTCGACTATTGAAAACGCTGAACTTGTTTCCAGTGTTTTTAAAGCTTTGGGCGAAGACGTTCCGGCAATCGATAAACAGCAGGCCAATTATCTTGTCCAGCACGGACAATGTTGCCCAAATTGCGGCAGCAGAGATATTGAAGCCAATGTTGTACTGGATGCTGATGGTCTGACTGCCAAAGGCCAAGTGGGTTGTTCCAACTGCGATTCCACGTGGAAAGACCAGTACCGGCTCATCGGTTTTACTGACTTAGACGCTACACCTCTGTACGTTATCAGATCAGTTTCTGAGCGTGGTTACTGGTCCAATGACAAGGGATGGGTACTTGATGTCGCCTCGGCCACAAAATTGCCTGAGAATACCGCATTTGTGCCCAATGCCTCTGGTAAGGATGCCGTGTATGTCGATGCAAAATCGGCCAAAGATTTTTTGTCGAATGAGTTGTCGATCGGTGATGAGGTTTTCTGGAATGATCCTGATGACAGAATCAGCAGCGGTGTTTATACCATTGTTGATATTCCGTCTGGAAAGCTGCTCCATCAGGACGATATCTGTACGATCAAAAATGCGCATGATTCAGAAGTCGAAGTTTTTGCACATGAACTCAGTTAATTGCTGAGTAATTAGTAGTTTTTAACCCCCCGCAGGGAAAACAATCCCTGTTCGGGTTCTTGTTTTCCCTGTTTTTTTTGCTAACAATACCAAGGAAAACAATGAAACTAAATGCTACATCAGCCGGAGTGAATTCTATGGCTATCGAAGACGATCAAGAAGGGATCTGCATGACTGAGGCGGAGTATCTGAGGATGGAAGCCGAATCAGAGGTGAAGCACGAATATTTCGATGGCCGAGCCTATGCGATGGCCGGAGCGGGATACAACCATAATTGCATTACCGCTAATGTTTCGCGCAAGTTCGGCAATCACCTTGAAGGCACGCCTTGCGTTACCTTTTCATCGGACATGAAAGTCCGCATAGGCAAGGACTACGCGTATCCAGATGTTTTGGTCTCTTGCGACAAAATGGCCAGTGGCGATTATTTCTGTACCTCGCCTGTAATTATTGTTGAGGTCTTGTCGAAATCGACCCGGAAAAGGGATACGACCGATAAGCTGATACGATACCTCAACCTGCCATCTTTGCAGGAATATGTTTTGATAGAGGCGGAAATCGTTGCCGTGCAAGTATTCCGTAAGTCCAGCAATTGGCGGTCTGAATACTATTATCTGGGCGACGCTGTGACCTTCGATTCCATCGGACTGACTTTGTCCGTTGAGGAAATCTATGACCGCGTTGATAACGGCGATATGAGTGAGTTCAGGCAACGGAAGAGTTCATTGCCTGAACAATAAATCGGAAGGCGCGCAATTTAACGTTTTTTTGAACTTAACATTTGAGAACGCGCATGACCCAGTGGTCGAAGTTTTTGCGCATGAGCTCAGTTAATCACTGAGCAATTAGACGTTATTACCCCCGCAGGGAAAACAATCCCTGTTCGGGTTCTTGTTTTCCCTGTTTTTTTGCTAACAATACAAGGAAAACAGAATGAAACTGAATGCCGGAGTTGATGCTATGGTTATCGAAGACGATCAAGAAGGGATCCTCATGACTGAGGAGGAGTATCTGAGGATGGAGGCCGAATCAGAGGTGAAGCACGAATATTTCGATGGCCGTGCCTATGCGATGGCTGGAGCCGGGTACAATCATAATTGTATTACCGCTAATGTTCTGGGTGAGTTTCGAAATCACTTGAAAGGCACGCCTTGCGCTACCTTTTCATCGGACATGAAAGTCCGCATAGGCAAGGACTACACGTATCCAGATGTTTTGGTCTCCTGCGACAAAATGGCCGGCAGCGATTATTTCTGCACCTCGCCAGTCATTATTGTCGAGGTCTTGTCGAAAACAACCCGCAAGCGTGATACCACGGCTAAATTGATAAGGTACCTCAACATACCTTCTATAGAAGAATATGTGTTGGTAGAACAGGATGTTGTGTCTATTGAGGTTTTGCGCAGAAATAATGATTGGCGGCCCGAAT
The genomic region above belongs to Methylobacter sp. YRD-M1 and contains:
- a CDS encoding Uma2 family endonuclease → MKLNAGVDAMVIEDDQEGILMTEEEYLRMEAESEVKHEYFDGRAYAMAGAGYNHNCITANVLGEFRNHLKGTPCATFSSDMKVRIGKDYTYPDVLVSCDKMAGSDYFCTSPVIIVEVLSKTTRKRDTTAKLIRYLNIPSIEEYVLVEQDVVSIEVLRRNNDWRPEYFYLGDSVTFDPIQLTLRVEEIYDRVDNGDMNEFRQRKHSLPEQ
- a CDS encoding Uma2 family endonuclease, with product MAIEDDQEGICMTEAEYLRMEAESEVKHEYFDGRAYAMAGAGYNHNCITANVSRKFGNHLEGTPCVTFSSDMKVRIGKDYAYPDVLVSCDKMASGDYFCTSPVIIVEVLSKSTRKRDTTDKLIRYLNLPSLQEYVLIEAEIVAVQVFRKSSNWRSEYYYLGDAVTFDSIGLTLSVEEIYDRVDNGDMSEFRQRKSSLPEQ